The Saccharomycodes ludwigii strain NBRC 1722 chromosome II, whole genome shotgun sequence genome window below encodes:
- the PPH3 gene encoding phosphoprotein phosphatase PP4 catalytic subunit PPH3 (similar to Saccharomyces cerevisiae YDR075W | PPH3 | Protein PHosphatase), whose product MTDKIDKIIEYICLSGTNSTAQEYTNSQTYSPSILTSCESSYNTTNTNPNNNILSEENIYEICQYIQDLLIQEPNIAHIDTPVTICGDIHGQLHDLLNLFSISSGTNNSAFDDQDETNPVTVTTNNSNGTTTTTTTPINSTRTTSIPNFSQSLLNTRYIFLGDFVDRGFYSLETFLLLICLKIRYPDRIILVRGNHETRQITKVYGFYDECIRKYGNCNVWRYCCEVFDYLPLGCSINDGTIFCLHGGLSPDVKNLNEIRCIDRKQEVPHMGAMCDLLWSDPDELVNSWSVSPRGAGYLFGKNEVDEFRYLNNIDLIARAHQLVMEGYKEMFNKGLVTVWSAPNYCYRCGNVASVLTIDNNMNKTYKIFDAVPIKDNRGNSIIPNKKPSMDYFL is encoded by the coding sequence ATGACTGATAAgattgataaaataatagaGTATATATGTTTAAGTGGCACCAATTCTACAGCACAAGAATATACTAATAGTCAAACCTACTCGCCGTCCATATTAACTTCATGCGAAAGCAGTTACAACACCACCAATACAAAtcccaataataatatactttctgaagaaaatatttatgaAATATGCCAGTATATAcaagatttattaatacAAGAACCCAATATAGCACATATAGATACACCGGTTACCATATGCGGTGATATCCACGGCCAATTAcatgatttattaaatttatttagcATATCTAGTGGCACTAATAACAGTGCCTTCGATGATCAAGACGAAACTAACCCCGTGACCGTAACCACCAACAATAGTAATGGCACTACTACCACCACTACTACACCAATAAACAGTACAAGAACTACGTCAATACCAAATTTCAGTCaaagtttattaaatacaagatatatatttttgggCGATTTTGTTGATCGTGGCTTTTATTCTTTAGAAActtttttactattaatatGTCTTAAAATTAGATATCCAGATAGAATTATCTTGGTTAGAGGGAACCATGAAACAAGGCAGATTACCAAAGTTTACGGGTTCTACGATGAATGTATCAGGAAATATGGGAATTGTAATGTATGGAGGTATTGTTGTGAAGTTTTTGATTACTTACCATTAGGTTGTTCAATTAATGATGGCACCATATTTTGTTTGCATGGTGGATTGTCACCGgatgttaaaaatttaaacgAAATACGATGCATTGATAGAAAGCAGGAAGTTCCTCACATGGGTGCAATGTGTGATTTATTATGGAGCGATCCTGATGAACTAGTAAATAGCTGGAGCGTTAGTCCAAGGGGCGCTGGATACCTATTTGGTAAAAACGAAGTTGATGAGTTTAGATACctcaataatattgatttaATAGCTAGAGCGCACCAGTTGGTTATGGAAGGATATAAGGAAATGTTTAACAAAGGATTAGTTACTGTTTGGAGTGCAccaaattattgttatagGTGTGGTAATGTTGCCAGCGTTTTAactattgataataatatgaacaaaacttataaaatatttgatgcTGTACCAATCAAAGATAATAGAGGGAATTCTATAATACCGAATAAAAAACCATCGatggattattttttataa
- the PEA2 gene encoding Pea2p (similar to Saccharomyces cerevisiae YER149C | PEA2 | PEAnut shmoo mutant) — protein MCPYNNNNHSSDIIGEGTRLSSSHQPILSPIKQIRDNTNNHINDNNGTITHAKSHSLMLELLQKSNPTLLNKIDDYPLNYKQLKTKLFVNTTSNTNSERDSSTMDLSALPNTPTVQNKYTENVLYNTDAITSCYDSTHTDVLETSLETYEPNYIDYEDSLMYENRTINHHRLANVVNTPKTSRNIKSNSGSTVSSSTQNTEFESDLEVNETFDTSSEQEENEGATNSTTIKKDLNIFDASNNDDIFFLQLKLCTEYALYKAKNCTMDDDLFIKNWRYMLKEVNNLELLQRELQNTTSNASPRFDSVSSTATLDDALCYNLRKQLELKEKLYSGLLRQLARISLPEVNIIEFIENPQFKLFVESMINSMNYNDNTSKSILPDSLLNYSTTLSSPLAEDTSSNINNTNKNANNNNDNNDNVGNSSDNNYNKNDNGNNNNNNNNNNNNNNGNSNSNNNSANSFTSLAQQQRQEPTQRNNSIDHRNLKNLSLSVPSTEEIIEELLSYIFSESIKNGIDLYSSGNTPSNDGASTDVIMASVEGNKNIMNSVKNDGTNSSSKKTSLDFLKNCIDSLIKIKSAAGTDTTANSKKNIDQSINENTNGNKVNDEYSLTLAKVKSNSSNSNSKFEIQELKTALKDLQLAHNFLTKKFADDRKDYLENIDKLNKQNKELQNELLNYHSQISTQQDKYLNVIQKLNVYESTINKLNKELKDLKNQSTANVGITTPNLKRNNTPNLSIDTKFATISDGINYTNGANSATNSSSIEQHIISPKLANTPSTSSMVSVDSDVNKEDENSTFLQQPSQFISTGSNKTNSFNPLTSPLLINSSTLSLHSTPNNNTNGFNNLATPDGTGSYSLTIMKGEFKKIINDMQQQHSRKLMIEKNKRFELEEKLKSYERLPIP, from the coding sequence ATGTGCCcttataacaataataatcacaGTTCAGATATTATTGGAGAGGGAACTAGGTTATCTTCATCACACCAACCAATATTATCGCCcattaaacaaataagAGACAACACTAATAACCATATAAacgataataatggtactaTTACGCACGCAAAATCTCACTCTCTAATGCTAGAATTGTTACAGAAATCTAACCCTACCttattgaataaaatagatGATTATCCTTTAAACtataaacaattaaaaacaaaattgttTGTCAACACCACCAGCAATACTAATTCCGAAAGAGATTCCTCTACCATGGATCTGTCTGCCCTGCCAAACACACCAACTGTCCAAAATAAGTATACGGAAAATGTCCTTTATAATACAGATGCTATCACTTCATGCTATGATAGCACTCACACAGATGTACTGGAAACTAGTTTGGAAACTTATGAGCCCAATTACATCGACTATGAAGACTCTCTAATGTATGAGAATAGAACTATAAACCACCATAGACTTGCTAACGTTGTTAATACTCCAAAAACTTCCAGAAATATTAAGAGTAATAGTGGCAGTACTGTATCTAGTAGTACCCAAAATACTGAATTTGAATCAGATTTAGAAGTAAACGAAACATTTGACACTAGTAGcgaacaagaagaaaatgagGGAGCCACTAATTCAACCACTATTAAAAAGGATCTCAATATCTTTGATGCTAGTAACaatgatgatattttttttctacaaCTAAAATTATGTACTGAGTACGCTTTATATAAAGCTAAAAATTGTACCATGGATGATGATTTATTCATTAAGAATTGGAGATATATGTTAAAAGAAGTGAACAACTTAGAATTATTGCAAAGGGAATTGCAAAATACCACCTCTAACGCAAGTCCTCGTTTTGACTCAGTTTCCTCTACTGCCACTCTTGATGATGCCTTATGTTATAATTTAAGAAAACAGTTGGAACTAAAGGAAAAGTTGTATTCTGGGTTATTGAGACAATTAGCTAGAATTAGTTTACCTGaagtaaatattattgaatttattGAGAATCCacaatttaaattatttgttgaaTCTATGATAAACAGTATGaattataatgataatacaAGCAAGAGTATATTGCCGGATTCtctattaaattattcaaCTACTCTATCATCGCCCCTGGCTGAGGATACCTCatctaatattaataataccaataaaaatgctaacaacaacaacgacaataatgataacgTCGGTAATAGTagtgataataattataacaaaaatgataatggtaataataataataataataataataataataataataataacggaAACAgtaattctaataataacagtgcCAATAGTTTTACCTCTTTGGCTCAACAACAAAGACAGGAACCAACTCAAAGGAATAATAGCATAGATCATCGTAATTTGAAGAATTTGTCACTTTCTGTGCCATCTACTGAAGAAATCATTGAAGAATTACTATCTTATATTTTTAGCGAATCTATTAAAAACGGTATCGATTTATATTCAAGTGGGAATACACCTAGCAACGACGGTGCTAGTACTGATGTCATTATGGCGAGTGTTGAAGGTAATAAGAATATTATGAATAGTGTTAAGAACGACGGTACTAATTCTAGCAGTAAAAAAACCAGtttagattttttgaaaaactgTATTGattctttaattaaaattaagaGTGCCGCTGGAACTGATACCACTGCcaattctaaaaaaaatattgatcaAAGCATCAATGAAAACACTAATGGTAATAAAGTAAATGACGAATATTCATTAACTCTGGCTAAGGTAAAATCAAATAGTAGCAACAGTAACAgtaaatttgaaattcaAGAATTGAAAACGGCCCTAAAGGATTTACAACTGGCACATAATTTTCTAACTAAAAAGTTTGCCGATGATAGAAAAGATTACTTGGAGAACATAGATAaactaaataaacaaaataaagagTTACAAAATGAGCTACTAAATTATCATTCTCAGATTTCCACTCAACaggataaatatttgaatgTGATTCAAAAGTTGAATGTTTACGAGTCcacaattaataaattgaataaagagttaaaagatttaaaaaaccaATCTACTGCTAACGTTGGTATCACTACACCCAATctgaaaagaaataatacgCCTAATTTGAGTATTGATACTAAATTTGCAACAATTTCAGATGGTATCAATTATACTAATGGTGCCAACTCAGCAACTAATTCTAGTAGTATCGAGCAGCATATTATTTCACCTAAACTAGCCAACACGCCGTCAACTTCTTCTATGGTATCAGTGGATTCAGATGTGAACAAGGAAGATGAAAACAGCACTTTCCTTCAACAGCCCTCCCAGTTCATAAGCACTGGCAGTAATAAAACTAATAGCTTCAATCCCTTAACGTcaccattattaattaattctaGTACTTTAAGTCTTCATTCCACgcctaataataatacaaatggTTTCAACAATCTTGCTACTCCTGATGGTACTGGTAGTTATTCCTTAACTATTATGAAGGGggaatttaaaaagattattaatGATATGCAGCAACAACACAGCCGCAAGCTAATGAtagaaaagaataaaaggtttgaattagaagaaaaattgaaatcCTATGAAAGATTACCCATTCCCTAG
- the UBP3 gene encoding mRNA-binding ubiquitin-specific protease UBP3 (similar to Saccharomyces cerevisiae YER151C | UBP3 | UBiquitin-specific Protease) — protein sequence MGPPLPPSSIGYPQISGYPGMQQNYPYQQPPPPQGYQQQHNNNNNNNNNNNNNNNNNNNNNSNNTHNHNHNTHGNTNINNNNNHHNPQQPVMYLYTPQQNPYQQHMMIPQNHHQQQHLQMQIQAQYQQLMHSANSVTNSTNNASTIGNISGMGSPMNPAISMNVSSSAGNIHLNNISASNNSNGANIGNNNTNNSNSTSTLTHKKEYLKNKFQFNNNSDGALKFEFPFFINSTEDDFYVGKLKRNLLREKTLNQAPKIIPQDISERLEAIQSAEVEKKKVGNGITNTSAVVITSSPSEDIKSSTKTTTPNSPSNDIKTVGTDASNIMVNGHNTTNNTDVENVKKIEKLKEPMEKKETITKKLNKDEEKKTIMKHKTDSVSIPETKSEMKEPLKKAEKEQTKNDSSTTAIATNSTVLSKNEQKSTTKQNGEKEKEKEKEKEKEKEFKPVATAPMNWAALASKSLNNSKLATASTKTKDLKKSGTTQSPSYSPSSNTTSVNATSTPTTSTTKTPSEDNNNNSSSNSSSSSSSSSVIPAPHKRPSSTPYVPPSNKTQELLGVVCLRTMFDEDFLPYTLKNLTSSDSILKNIEPRGIVNTANICFMSSILQVLMYCTPFIELLNLLQTKSTIRSVVTPLLAALIEFFGKFTTTSDNEDAAADAVKPDDFYKVLNKLPKFKSLKWGQQEDAEEFLTQFLDQLHEEMIGCITDLGENDIMTLINTTSDAYLKHVFLVNCAKYKKSRYLEQSTVQFKKLIEDHLIMVGESSNSVVGNSNENGEWHESAKGKKGKTATKRTTEVEPSPISIIFGGQFRSVLDNLTNKKEPQSITLDPFQTIQLDISSEEVNTLEQAFLTFNQVEYLNYNSNDKAKKQTFIDKLPQVLLIQLKRFRFVSPSEDNSKNELRNYNEYNGYIKKINKKITFDLDLEIPAQCVSQSTSLNNMKTYKLTGVVYHHGSSPSSGHYTCDILNQQTSKWYTIDDDKVNEITKIDVLKCGNDSRTPYILIYTANTKE from the coding sequence atGGGCCCTCCATTGCCACCATCTAGTATTGGATATCCTCAAATAAGCGGATATCCAGGTATGCAACAAAACTATCCTTATCAACAGCCACCTCCTCCACAAGGataccaacaacaacacaacaacaacaacaataataacaacaacaacaacaacaacaacaacaataacaacaataacaatagcaaCAACACTCATAATCATAATCACAACACGCATGGCAAtaccaatattaataacaacaacaatcatCATAATCCACAACAACCTGTTATGTATTTATACACCCCTCAACAGAACCCATATCAACAACATATGATGATTCCccaaaatcatcatcaacaacaacatctCCAAATGCAAATACAAGCACAATACCAGCAATTAATGCATAGTGCAAATAGTGTAACTAACAGTACCAATAACGCTAGTACCATTGGTAATATAAGTGGTATGGGTAGTCCAATGAACCCAGCGATTTCTATGAATGTTAGCAGTAGTGCTGGGAATATccatttaaataatattagcgcttctaataatagcaatggCGCTAATATTGGtaacaacaacaccaacaatagtaatagtactTCCACTTTGACTCATAAGaaagaatatttaaagAATAAGTTTCAATTCAATAACAACTCAGATGGTGCTTTGAAATTtgaatttccttttttcatCAATTCTACTGAAGATGATTTTTATGTAGGAAAATTGAAGAGAAATTTATTAAGagaaaaaactttgaaCCAAGCCCCAAAGATAATTCCTCAGGATATATCCGAGAGATTAGAAGCAATCCAAAGTGCCGAggtggaaaaaaagaaggtcGGAAATGGTATTACTAATACTTCTGCTGTCGTTATCACCAGTTCTCCATCCGAGGATATTAAAAGTTCTACCAAAACCACTACTCCCAATTCCCCAAGCAATGATATCAAGACTGTTGGCACAGATGCATCTAATATTATGGTTAATGGCCATAATACTACTAACAATACGGATGTCGAAaacgtaaaaaaaattgagaaATTGAAGGAACcaatggaaaaaaaggaaactattactaaaaaattaaataaggATGAGGAGAAAAAGACAATAATGAAGCATAAGACAGATTCTGTTAGCATTCCTGAAACTAAATCGGAAATGAAAGAACCACTTAAAAAAGCGGAAAAagaacaaacaaaaaatgataGTTCCACAACTGCTATTGCTACTAATTCCACTGTTTTAAGCAAAAATGAGCAGAAATCGacaacaaaacaaaatggagaaaaagaaaaagaaaaagaaaaagaaaaagaaaaagaaaaggaattTAAGCCTGTTGCTACTGCTCCTATGAATTGGGCTGCGTTAGCATCTAAATCATTAAATAATTCCAAGCTTGCAACTGCCTCTACAAAGACTAAAGACTTAAAGAAAAGTGGTACTACTCAATCACCTTCTTATAGTCCATCCTCTAACACCACTAGTGTTAATGCTACATCTACACCAACTACTTCTACCACCAAAACACCATCagaagataataataataatagtagtagtaatagcagtagtagtagtagcagcAGTAGTGTCATCCCAGCCCCCCACAAAAGACCATCTTCTACACCATATGTGCCACCAAGTAACAAGACACAGGAATTGTTAGGGGTAGTTTGTTTAAGAACCATGTTTGATGAAGACTTTCTTCCTTATACATTAAAGAACCTCACATCATCTGATTCAATTCTGAAAAACATTGAGCCACGCGGTATTGTTAACACAGCAAACATTTGTTTTATGAGTTCTATCTTGCAAGTTTTGATGTATTGTACCCCATTCATTGAAttgttaaatttattacaaaCCAAAAGTACCATTAGATCGGTAGTTACACCATTGTTGGCTGCtttaattgaattttttggaaaatttacTACAACTTCTGACAATGAAGACGCTGCTGCAGATGCAGTGAAACCTGATGATTTTTATAAGGTATTGAATAAATTACctaaatttaaatctttaaagTGGGGTCAGCAAGAGGATGCAGAAGAATTTTTGACACAGTTTTTAGATCAATTGCATGAGGAAATGATCGGTTGCATTACTGACTTGGGggaaaatgatattatgACCTTAATAAACACCACTAGTGATGCTTATTTGAAACATGTTTTCTTAGTAAATTGTGCTAAGTACAAAAAATCACGTTACTTGGAACAGTCCACAGTTCAGTTCAAGAAATTAATCGAGGATCATTTGATCATGGTTGGCGAAAGCAGTAATAGCGTTGTAGGAAATAGTAATGAAAATGGTGAGTGGCATGAAAGTGCCAAGGGGAAAAAGGGTAAAACTGCAACAAAGAGAACTACTGAAGTGGAACCATCGCCAAtatcaattatttttggtgGTCAATTTAGATCTGTTTTAGACAACTTAACTAATAAGAAAGAACCTCAGTCGATAACCTTGGATCCCTTTCAAACTATTCAATTAGATATTAGTTCAGAAGAAGTTAATACTTTAGAACAAGCATTTTTGACTTTCAACCAAGTTGAATATTTGAACTATAATAGCAATGATAAGGCCAAGAAACAAACATTTATTGACAAATTACCACAAGTTTTATTGATTCAATTGAAAAGATTTAGATTTGTTTCTCCTAGCGAAGATAATAGCAAAAACGAATTAAGAAATTACAATGAGTATAATGgctatattaaaaaaatcaataaaaaaattacatttGATTTAGACTTGGAAATACCAGCACAATGTGTATCCCAAAGCACTTCATTGAATAACATGAAAACTTATAAACTAACAGGTGTAGTCTATCATCATGGTAGTAGCCCATCTTCCGGACATTACACTTGTGATATTTTGAACCAACAAACTAGTAAATGGTATACTATTGACGATGACAAGGTTAACGAAATTACAAAGAttgatgttttaaaatgtgGTAATGATTCAAGAACAccatatattttaatatatactGCCAATACAAAGGAATAG
- a CDS encoding uncharacterized protein (similar to Saccharomyces cerevisiae YER150W | SPI1 | Stationary Phase Induced (paralog of YDR077W | SED1)): MKFNTLLYSIIFASSGVLGSYYSNTTSVVTEYNIVSSFVTYCPEATTINFNDKTYVITSPTTLTITDCPCTIPKTTTLHSSTSETTCSTTVTSETITSRSIKQKTTFSYTSTIPWHSTLNNESTTICSSFTLSTVPPYYPTSKELTVPHTSIVKPSSVKSTPSPYYPTGKELTVSHTSTVKPSSVKSTPSPYYPTSKELTVPHNSTVKPSSVKSTPSPYYPTSKELTVSHTSTVKPSSVKSTPSPYYPTSKELTVPHNSTVKPSSVKSTPSPYYPTSKELTVPHTSIVKPSSVKSTPSPYYPTSKELTVPHNSTVKPSSVKSTPSPYYPTSKELTVPHNSIVKPSSVKSTPSPYYPTSKELTVPHNSTVKPSSVKSTPSPYYPTSKELTVSHTSTVKPSSVKSTSVPYYSTNTRVKFPHNSTARPSFVKSTPSPYYPISTTNATHAKICTLATSIEVVSQVITYCPSATTFITNGGIYTVTGPTYLTITDCPCTIEHVFNTTTSDGHTTSYSSQGTIGHEFVTSYGTQGIASSFELSPKTEDVPTYAGAIKNQDTRMISIVGIFAIISSFLV; this comes from the coding sequence atgaaatttaATACTTTACTATATTCAATCATATTTGCTTCTTCCGGTGTTTTGGGTAGTTATTATTCCAACACTACTTCTGTAGTGACAGAATACAATATTGTTAGTAGCTTCGTCACCTATTGTCCAGAAGCTACtacaattaattttaacgACAAAACGTATGTTATCACTTCGCCTACCACTTTAACTATAACAGATTGTCCATGTACTATCCCAAAAACTACTACTTTACATTCTTCTACATCAGAAACAACCTGTTCCACAACTGTTACTTCTGAAACTATTACTTCTAGAtctataaaacaaaaaactaCTTTCTCATATACCTCAACCATTCCATGGCACTCAACTCTAAACAATGAATCTACCACTATTTGTTCATCTTTCACCCTTTCGACTGTACCTCCATATTATCCAACTAGTAAGGAATTAACTGTACCTCATACTTCTATTGTTAAGCCATCGTCTGTTAAATCCACTCCTTCTCCTTATTACCCAACTGGTAAGGAATTAACCGTATCTCATACTTCTACTGTTAAGCCATCGTCTGTTAAATCCACTCCTTCTCCATATTATCCAACAAGCAAGGAATTAACCGTACCTCATAATTCTACTGTTAAACCATCGTCTGTTAAATCTACTCCTTCTCCATATTATCCAACTAGTAAGGAATTAACCGTATCTCATACTTCTACTGTTAAGCCATCGTCTGTTAAATCCACTCCTTCTCCATATTATCCAACAAGTAAGGAATTAACCGTACCTCATAATTCTACTGTTAAGCCATCGTCTGTTAAATCTACTCCTTCTCCATATTATCCAACTAGTAAGGAATTAACTGTACCTCATACTTCTATTGTTAAGCCATCGTCTGTTAAATCCACTCCTTCTCCTTATTACCCAACTAGTAAGGAATTAACCGTACCTCATAATTCTACTGTTAAGCCATCGTCTGTTAAATCTACTCCTTCTCCATATTATCCAACTAGTAAGGAATTAACCGTACCTCATAATTCTATTGTTAAGCCATCGTCTGTTAAATCCACTCCTTCTCCTTATTACCCAACTAGTAAGGAATTAACCGTACCTCATAATTCTACTGTTAAGCCATCGTCTGTTAAATCCACTCCTTCTCCATATTATCCAACTAGTAAGGAATTAACCGTATCTCATACTTCTACTGTTAAGCCATCATCTGTCAAATCCACCTCTGTTCCGTATTATTCAACTAACACTAGAGTTAAATTCCCTCATAATTCCACGGCTAGACCATCGTTTGTTAAGTCCACCCCTTCTCCATATTATCCAATATCTACAACCAATGCAACACATGCAAAAATTTGTACTCTAGCTACCAGTATCGAAGTAGTTTCTCAAGTAATTACTTACTGTCCAAGTGCTACCACTTTTATTACTAATGGCGGCATTTATACAGTCACTGGTCCAACATACTTAACGATCACTGATTGTCCATGTACCATTGAAcatgtttttaatactaCTACCAGTGATGGTCATACTACTTCTTATAGTAGTCAAGGTACTATTGGCCATGAGTTTGTTACTTCTTACGGCACCCAGGGTATTGCTTCTAGTTTCGAGCTTTCTCCTAAAACAGAAGATGTTCCCACTTATGCTGGAGCTATTAAGAACCAGGATACACGTATGATTTCAATTGTCGGTATATTCGCTATTATCAGTTCCTTTttagtttaa
- the RAD55 gene encoding putative DNA-dependent ATPase RAD55 (similar to Saccharomyces cerevisiae YDR076W | RAD55 | RADiation sensitive), producing the protein MNLSSILGGTSLSQIISLETSTQKRTDDNNNTLANDKTYLNICFKTGISELDNKLMNYSCTEGTTINSIDKVLYNNGIYEIYGPPGIGKSTIGYNIMKNYTKFFAETGATNSTSTNSGTTNDFNMLWIDTIKISPTFPFQSNIRDNNRKNNCVLNMNFDGGKNETKIEDNDDTIPYFDKIRLISISQILMFFMSQNSSKNTENNTKRYNVIIIDGFSKLVNKYLNSLAFKYNVNVASTSNNNANSNNVSLHKLKVDLLQLIFINMLEYCNSTTISKNNTINSGCRIILLDDVKNTTFNFQITMDDINNSINKNEVIGNTNNFLVTGSFSSNYASSITNNSCMLLKSELEANVGMGIFENKWNRFIKLRIGLYYGNNSPCDSNTSNSNERSVYCIIKSSNFHLQNNNNNSSNGGHIVTTTNVTNNNDCIFSFKYPKNYFRDNFMVRESCIQAEEKTVIERDSNSNIGKSPVGTEKLGNNSDMKDDITGKIINESNANTKLSLFIHQQENIEDESLVIEESQI; encoded by the coding sequence atgaATTTATCATCAATATTGGGTGGCACTTCTTTATCCCAAATAATTTCATTGGAAACAAGCACACAAAAACGGAcagatgataataataacactttAGCAAATGACAAAACTTATCTAAATATTTGCTTTAAAACAGGAATATCGGAATTAGAcaataaattaatgaaCTATTCATGTACTGAAGGTACTACTATTAACTCCATTGATAAAGTTCTATATAATAATGGAATTTATGAAATTTATGGGCCCCCTGGTATAGGAAAAAGTACCATAggttataatataatgaaGAATTATACCAAATTTTTTGCTGAAACTGGTGCGACCAATAGTACTAGTACTAATAGTGGTACTACTAATGATTTTAATATGCTATGGATCGATactataaaaatatctcCCACTTTTCCTTTCCAATCGAATATTAGAGATAATAACCGTAAGAATAATTGTGTCCTTAATATGAACTTTGACGGAGGAAAGAATGAGACAAAAATAGAAGATAACGACGATACAATACCgtattttgataaaatcaGATTGATTTCAATATCCCAAATACTAATGTTTTTCATGAGTCAAAATAGTTCCAAGAATACTGAAAATAACACTAAAAGATACAACGTCATCATAATTGATggattttcaaaattggtaaataaatatttgaattCTCTGgcatttaaatataatgtCAATGTTGCATCaacttcaaataataacgctaatagcaataatgtGAGTTTacataaattaaaagttgATTTATTGCAATTGATATTTATAAACATGTTGGAATATTGTAATTCTACCACCATTTCCAAGAATAATACCATCAATAGTGGATGCagaattatattattggaCGATGTAAAAAACACAACCTTTAACTTTCAAATAACAATGgatgatataaataatagcaTCAATAAGAACGAAGTAATAggaaatacaaataattttttggttaCTGGATCTTTCTCTTCTAATTATGCTTCTTCTATCACAAATAATAGTTGtatgttattaaaaagtgAATTAGAGGCTAATGTGGGTATGGGGatctttgaaaataaatggaacagatttattaaattgaGAATAGGACTTTATTATGGAAATAATAGTCCATGCGATTCTAATACGTCAAATTCTAATGAAAGAAGTGTTTACTGTATTATCAAATCTTCGAATTTtcatttacaaaataataataataacagtagtAACGGCGGACATATTGTCACCACTACTAATGtcaccaataataatgattgcattttttcattcaaGTATCCTAAAAATTACTTTAGAGACAATTTTATGGTGAGAGAATCTTGTATACAAGCAGAAGAGAAAACTGTGATTGAAAGGGATAGCAATAGCAATATTGGAAAGAGTCCTGTTGGCACGGAAAAATTGGGTAATAATTCTGATATGAAGGATGATATTACCggtaaaattattaatgaaagCAACGCAAATACTAAACTTTCTTTGTTTATTCACcaacaagaaaatattgaGGATGAATCATTAGTAATAGAAGAAAGTCAAATATGa